One Halobacterium zhouii genomic region harbors:
- a CDS encoding zinc-dependent metalloprotease, whose protein sequence is MTLLESARAVADADDDGAIDWDAVADAAKAATDPGDIALSEREAEAYAADVRAARERIQEVSGAEFDVPDTVEIQNRHHWVDANVETFRRVFEPLDRRPSLLPGVTRAVNTATTAGALAFVARNVLGQYDPILLAEGSHCLYFVHPNIVRVADDLGVPFPRFRRWIAFHEVTHAAEFGAAPWLSAYLGDRLEEGVAALSRGRMERRAFEDLNLAMTAVEGYAELLMDETFDDEYADLRKKLDARRRGGGPLTRLLRRVLGFKLKREQYERGRAFFDAVATERGLAGASRVWESPDNLPTDRELEDPTRWLARISPQ, encoded by the coding sequence ATGACACTGCTCGAGAGCGCGCGCGCCGTTGCCGACGCCGACGACGACGGCGCCATCGACTGGGACGCCGTCGCTGACGCCGCGAAGGCCGCGACTGATCCCGGCGACATCGCGCTCTCGGAGCGCGAAGCGGAGGCGTACGCCGCTGACGTGCGCGCGGCCCGCGAGCGGATTCAGGAGGTGTCCGGCGCCGAGTTCGACGTGCCCGACACCGTCGAGATACAGAACCGACACCACTGGGTGGACGCGAACGTCGAGACGTTCCGCCGCGTGTTCGAACCACTCGACCGCCGGCCGTCGCTTTTGCCGGGCGTTACGCGGGCCGTGAACACGGCGACGACGGCGGGCGCGCTGGCGTTCGTCGCGCGGAACGTCCTCGGCCAGTACGACCCCATCCTGCTCGCAGAGGGTTCGCACTGTCTCTACTTCGTCCACCCGAACATCGTGCGGGTCGCCGACGACCTCGGCGTCCCGTTCCCGCGGTTCCGGCGCTGGATCGCGTTCCACGAGGTCACCCACGCCGCCGAGTTCGGGGCCGCGCCGTGGCTCTCTGCGTACCTCGGTGACCGCCTCGAGGAGGGCGTGGCCGCGCTGTCCAGGGGCCGCATGGAGCGCCGCGCGTTCGAGGACCTGAACCTCGCGATGACCGCCGTCGAGGGGTACGCCGAACTCCTCATGGACGAGACGTTCGACGACGAGTACGCCGACCTCCGAAAGAAACTCGACGCACGGCGCCGGGGCGGCGGGCCGCTCACCCGCCTCCTGCGGCGCGTGCTCGGGTTCAAACTCAAGCGCGAGCAGTACGAGCGCGGGCGCGCGTTCTTCGACGCCGTCGCCACAGAGCGCGGCCTCGCGGGCGCAAGTCGGGTCTGGGAGTCCCCCGACAATCTCCCGACCGACCGTGAACTCGAGGACCCCACGCGATGGCTGGCGCGGATTTCACCGCAGTAA
- a CDS encoding translation initiation factor eIF-2B — MIDETAEEIREMRTHSSSVVAVKAAHALQDLLDDEYPTVEEYVRALERNSNALRRANPSHASLATTQRDIVNAVQDADPESVEAAQEATATAIDDVVETVQNAKHAAAEATAERIQDGQTLLTHDYSSTVLEAIELAAQSGKHLEVYVTEARPRHLGRKTARTLAAIDRVDPTLVVDGALGYYLPECDRVLLGMDCIVEDTYYNRVGTYPLVATAADVGVPVTVTGASSKLVDEGFRFENDFRDPSEVIREPPEGFEVKNPAYDETPTRLLDTVVTDDKTTEF; from the coding sequence ATGATAGACGAGACTGCCGAGGAGATACGCGAGATGCGCACGCACTCGTCCTCGGTCGTCGCCGTGAAGGCCGCCCACGCGCTCCAGGACCTGCTCGACGACGAGTACCCGACGGTCGAGGAGTACGTGCGGGCGCTGGAGCGGAACAGCAACGCGCTGCGGCGCGCGAACCCCTCGCACGCGTCGCTCGCGACGACCCAACGGGACATCGTGAACGCCGTCCAGGACGCGGACCCGGAGTCGGTGGAAGCGGCCCAGGAGGCGACTGCGACGGCCATCGACGACGTCGTCGAGACCGTCCAGAACGCCAAGCACGCCGCGGCGGAGGCGACCGCCGAGCGCATCCAGGACGGCCAGACGCTGCTCACGCACGATTACTCCTCGACCGTGCTGGAAGCCATCGAGCTGGCGGCGCAGTCGGGCAAACACCTCGAGGTGTACGTGACGGAGGCCCGCCCCCGCCACCTCGGGCGGAAGACCGCTCGCACGCTCGCCGCCATCGACCGCGTGGACCCGACGCTCGTCGTGGACGGCGCGTTGGGCTACTACCTCCCGGAGTGCGACCGCGTGTTGTTGGGGATGGACTGCATCGTCGAGGACACGTACTACAACCGCGTCGGCACGTACCCGCTCGTGGCGACCGCCGCCGACGTCGGCGTTCCGGTCACCGTCACGGGCGCGAGTTCGAAACTCGTCGACGAGGGGTTCCGCTTCGAGAACGACTTCCGGGACCCAAGCGAGGTCATCCGCGAACCCCCGGAGGGGTTCGAGGTGAAGAATCCGGCGTACGACGAGACGCCGACGCGACTGCTCGACACCGTGGTGACGGACGACAAGACGACGGAGTTCTAG
- the trmB gene encoding HTH-type sugar sensing transcriptional regulator TrmB: MSDEDLRETVERVGAGFDLGEYEIEAYLAVLQHGKLTASELAERTDIPQPRVYDTARSLGDRGLVELRESRPMTIVAIDPSEAFEALREDFTTMVGALEDAYTAPARDAEAVSLVKSRSTILRYVENVIADAEFELVCSLTPSLLERFADDLAAAKDRGVSIDLVVTPSADAPDPEDFDYSRVATTARGRRGVTTPVIAVADGAYSVYATQDAVRDNPEKYGVIFDRSALGFLVSGFFGTVIWTTADTLLHEDGATVPLPRSYASVRRCVKDLRGLEGDVYATVRGRDVLTGDQRVDRGRVVETSFEETEQVAAFVLESNGSRVSVGGRVAAHEDVEAHEITLALEAPPEV; encoded by the coding sequence ATGAGCGACGAGGACCTCCGCGAAACCGTCGAGCGCGTCGGCGCGGGGTTCGACCTCGGCGAGTACGAGATCGAGGCGTACCTCGCGGTGCTACAGCACGGCAAACTCACGGCGAGCGAACTCGCAGAGCGCACAGACATCCCCCAGCCGCGGGTGTACGACACAGCGCGGAGTCTCGGCGACCGCGGCCTCGTGGAGTTACGCGAATCCCGGCCGATGACGATCGTCGCCATCGACCCCTCGGAGGCGTTCGAAGCCCTCCGCGAGGACTTCACGACGATGGTCGGCGCGCTCGAGGACGCGTACACCGCGCCCGCCCGGGACGCCGAAGCCGTCTCCCTGGTGAAGTCCCGGTCGACCATCCTCCGGTACGTCGAGAACGTGATCGCGGACGCGGAGTTCGAACTCGTCTGCTCGCTCACGCCGAGCCTCCTCGAGCGCTTCGCGGACGACCTCGCCGCGGCGAAAGACCGCGGCGTCAGCATCGACCTCGTGGTCACGCCGTCCGCGGACGCCCCCGACCCGGAGGACTTCGACTACAGTCGCGTCGCCACCACCGCGCGCGGCCGCCGCGGCGTCACCACGCCCGTCATCGCGGTCGCTGACGGCGCTTACTCGGTGTACGCCACGCAGGACGCGGTCCGGGACAACCCGGAGAAGTACGGCGTCATCTTCGACCGGTCGGCGCTCGGCTTCCTGGTCTCCGGTTTCTTCGGCACGGTCATCTGGACCACCGCGGACACGCTCCTCCACGAGGACGGCGCCACCGTCCCGCTGCCGCGGTCGTACGCCTCGGTCCGGCGCTGCGTGAAAGACCTCCGCGGACTCGAGGGCGACGTCTACGCCACCGTCCGGGGCCGCGACGTGCTCACCGGCGACCAGCGCGTCGACCGCGGGCGAGTCGTGGAGACGAGTTTCGAGGAGACCGAGCAGGTCGCCGCGTTCGTGCTCGAGTCGAACGGCAGTCGCGTCTCGGTCGGCGGCCGCGTCGCCGCCCACGAGGACGTCGAAGCCCACGAGATCACGCTCGCACTGGAGGCCCCGCCGGAGGTCTGA
- a CDS encoding proteasome assembly chaperone family protein, whose translation MATPPERDPDSVVHGEPEFSFTHDAEPSEALLCGFSQFGLAGLTAANFLVEQLDLTETGHVGVDKLPAITPFENGVPRHHTRLFSRPDVDVTVLVGELFIPLSAADSFSASLGDWLDANGVREIAVLSGVPLAHGPDEHRTFYVATEDYREKRLADADTAPMGSGFLDGVNAGLLARGVDSDLSACVFTTPVHQLVPDVEAAIRLVDTASGVYDLDVDTQPLKEFAAEVTEYYAELNDRVSRVTEEQRADDRMYM comes from the coding sequence ATGGCCACTCCGCCAGAACGCGACCCCGACAGCGTAGTCCACGGCGAACCCGAGTTCAGTTTCACGCACGACGCGGAACCGTCCGAGGCGCTGCTCTGTGGGTTCTCGCAGTTCGGGCTGGCGGGGCTCACCGCCGCGAACTTTCTCGTCGAGCAGCTCGACCTCACGGAGACGGGGCACGTCGGCGTCGACAAACTCCCCGCCATCACGCCCTTCGAGAACGGCGTGCCGCGCCACCACACGCGGCTGTTCTCCCGGCCGGACGTCGACGTCACCGTACTCGTCGGCGAACTGTTCATCCCGCTTTCCGCCGCGGACTCGTTCTCGGCGTCCCTCGGGGACTGGCTCGACGCGAACGGCGTCCGCGAGATCGCCGTGCTCTCGGGCGTCCCGCTCGCACACGGCCCCGACGAGCACCGGACGTTCTACGTCGCCACCGAGGACTACCGCGAGAAACGACTCGCGGACGCCGACACCGCCCCGATGGGTAGCGGCTTCCTCGACGGCGTGAACGCCGGTCTGCTCGCCCGCGGCGTGGATTCGGACCTCAGCGCGTGCGTCTTCACCACGCCCGTCCACCAACTCGTCCCGGACGTCGAAGCCGCCATCCGCCTGGTGGACACCGCCAGCGGCGTCTACGACCTCGACGTCGACACCCAGCCGCTGAAGGAGTTCGCCGCCGAGGTCACGGAGTACTACGCTGAGTTGAACGACCGCGTCTCCCGGGTCACGGAAGAGCAGCGCGCCGACGACCGGATGTACATGTAG
- a CDS encoding mechanosensitive ion channel family protein, with product MAQPSVDVAWNWLVANRGWLYAAVVLFGAWYAGNLLVRVFGRRIARRFQRPSVTRTVLRLVRTVTLFIGIFTAMGLIGVRITDIFISVTVFSAVLGLVLAPIVGSVVNGLFVLADQPYEIGDMVEFTQQGQRGFVEDITLRYTKIFTLDNTFLVIPNSVIRERDIINYSAEDERTRLSIDVGVTYESDVEEARKLVEDAATSVDGVIKSGPDIRIGSARFPSAPRCNIDQFGESSVDLRLRYWARDPYRLLKLRSNIQEAIWDRFRDTESVEIAYPHRHHVFDETSGDLSVRRESE from the coding sequence ATGGCTCAGCCGTCGGTGGACGTGGCCTGGAACTGGCTCGTCGCGAATCGGGGATGGCTGTACGCCGCGGTCGTCCTGTTCGGCGCGTGGTACGCCGGAAATCTGCTCGTGCGCGTGTTCGGGCGCCGCATCGCGCGCCGGTTCCAGCGCCCGAGCGTGACGCGCACCGTGCTCCGACTCGTGCGCACGGTGACGCTGTTCATCGGCATCTTCACCGCGATGGGTCTGATCGGCGTCCGTATCACTGACATCTTCATCTCCGTCACGGTGTTCTCGGCGGTGCTCGGTCTCGTGCTCGCACCCATCGTCGGGAGCGTCGTCAACGGCCTGTTCGTGCTCGCCGACCAGCCCTACGAGATCGGGGACATGGTGGAGTTCACCCAGCAGGGCCAGCGCGGGTTCGTCGAGGACATCACGCTGCGGTACACGAAGATATTCACGCTCGACAACACGTTTCTGGTCATCCCAAACTCCGTCATCCGGGAGCGGGACATCATCAACTACTCCGCCGAAGACGAGCGCACGCGCCTCTCCATCGACGTCGGCGTGACCTACGAGAGCGACGTCGAGGAGGCCCGCAAACTCGTCGAGGACGCCGCCACGAGCGTCGACGGGGTCATCAAGAGCGGGCCGGACATCCGCATCGGGAGCGCGCGCTTCCCGTCGGCGCCCCGCTGTAACATCGACCAGTTCGGCGAGAGCAGCGTCGACCTCCGGTTGCGCTACTGGGCGCGTGACCCGTACCGGCTGCTGAAACTCCGGTCGAACATCCAGGAAGCCATCTGGGATCGGTTCCGGGACACCGAGAGCGTGGAGATCGCGTACCCGCACCGCCACCACGTCTTCGACGAGACGAGTGGCGACCTCTCGGTCCGGCGAGAATCAGAGTGA
- a CDS encoding universal stress protein, with translation MNRVVVPVRYPLTEHSKATLQRAVEVADERDADLTVLHVALYQEDTPTTRTQLKRAVERAFGHLSRARYVVRKGFLVEETILDEVAAEDADVVVIGGKQAGRWRRALRRIFDEPDVEGYLKRELDCEVVVVRS, from the coding sequence GTGAATCGCGTCGTCGTCCCGGTCCGGTATCCGCTCACGGAGCACTCGAAGGCCACACTCCAGCGCGCAGTGGAGGTGGCCGACGAGCGCGACGCAGACCTCACGGTGCTCCACGTCGCGCTCTACCAGGAGGACACACCGACGACGCGGACCCAGTTGAAGCGCGCGGTCGAACGCGCCTTTGGCCACCTTTCCCGCGCGAGGTACGTCGTCAGGAAGGGATTCCTCGTGGAGGAAACCATCCTCGACGAGGTGGCCGCCGAGGACGCCGACGTGGTCGTCATCGGCGGGAAGCAGGCGGGCCGGTGGCGTCGCGCGCTCCGCCGCATCTTCGACGAACCCGACGTGGAGGGCTACCTGAAGCGGGAACTCGACTGCGAGGTCGTCGTCGTGCGGTCCTGA